From a region of the Rhipicephalus microplus isolate Deutch F79 chromosome X, USDA_Rmic, whole genome shotgun sequence genome:
- the LOC119160779 gene encoding retrovirus-related Pol polyprotein from transposon 412 isoform X1: MPSAFRAAWTSPHLRHQLSDGELKRILTSLTSALKLQWLAEPTGSVCCDMSTGKARPFVPSNLHHSIFDLLHSLVHPGIRATQRLCTARFVWPGINRDVRYWTQECIACQRSKVQRHTVTPLGSFPLPECRFANVHVDIAEPLPLCQGQSYLLTCIDHFTRWPEAMPIPDMTADTVARAFIFHWVARFGVPATVTTDRGTQFESALFASVNRLLGTHRIRTTAYHPISNGIVERFHRHLKTSLTATTSHSWVEALPFVLLGVRTALKADIGCCSAELVYGTTLRLPWEFFTTSKDENVYANADYAVRLRDIMSKLRAVPPRPPAARPVYVDRELSSCSHVFVRHDAVQPPLRPPYDGPFKVLRRADKHITIDRGGRHDVVSLDRVKLAHVDSDSEEPAPPRAPSSQAPPADHVAQRQQVLKWFTLSGRCTRPPVRMNL, encoded by the coding sequence ATGCCATCAGCCTTCCGAGCGGCGTGGACTTCACCACACTTACGACATCAACTCAGTGATGGAGAATTGAAGCGTATACTGACGTCTTTaaccagcgccttgaagctgcaaTGGTTGGCAGAACCCACAGGATCCGTATGCTGTGACATGTCTACAGGCAAGGCCCGACCGTTCGTCCCCTCGAACCTCCATCACAGCATTTTTGACTTGCTGCACAGCCTGGTGCATCCCGGGATTCGAGCCACGCAACGGCTATGCACAGCGAGGTTCGTGTGGCCAGGAATAAACCGGGATGTCCGATACTGGACACAAGAGTGCATCGCATGCCAGCGCTCCAAAGTTCAGCGACATACTGTGACCCCCTTGGGATCCTTCCCTCTGCCGGAATGTCGATTTGCCAATGTGCATGTTGACATTGCGGAACCACTGCCGTTGTGCCAGGGGCAAAGCTACTTGCTAACCTGCATCGATCACTTCACGCGATGGCCGGAGGCCATGCCCATTCCAGACATGACTGCTGATACCGTCGCCCGCGCATTTATCTTCCACTGGGTGGCCCGCTTTGGAGTGCCGGCAACCGTGACTACGGATCGCGGAACACAGTTTGAGTCCGCCCTGTTCGCAAGCGTCAACCGGCTCTTGGGTACTCACCGCATCagaacaactgcctaccatccgatAAGCAACGGTATAGTGGAAAGGTTTCATCGCCATCTGAAGACGAGCCTGACGGCTACTACGAGTCACAGTTGGGTAGAGGCACTGCCGTTTGTTCTTTTGGGCGTTAGGACGGCTCTGAAAGCAGATATTGGATGCTGCTCCGCTGAACTGGTGTACGGAACAACGCTTCGCCTCCCATGGGAGTTTTTCACTACCAGTAAAGATGAAAACGTGTACGCGAACGCGGACTACGCCGTGCGACTGCGAGACATCATGAGCAAGCTACGCGCTGTTCCTCCGCGTCCGCCCGCAGCCCGGCCAGTCTACGTGGACCGGGAACTCTCCTCTTGCTCTCACGTGTTTGTGAGGCACGACGCCGTACAGCCTCCACTCCGGCCCCCGTACGACGGGCCTTTCAAGGTGCTGCGACGGGCAGACAAGCACATTACAATTGACAGAGGTGGTCGTCACGACGTGGTTTCTCTAGACCGCGTAAAATTAGCACACGTGGACTCTGACAGCGAAGAACCTGCACCACCTCGAGCTCCATCTTCGCAGGCACCCCCGGCAGACCACGTAGCGCAGCGCCAACAAGTCCTAAAATGGTTTACGTTGAGTGGACGGTGTACGAGACCCCCGGTGCGCATGAACTTATGA